From Phragmites australis chromosome 5, lpPhrAust1.1, whole genome shotgun sequence, a single genomic window includes:
- the LOC133917726 gene encoding uncharacterized protein LOC133917726: MELMTPPPPQGFLLDSATSGAYTTESAIMNRFASAEDVTAGNPFLATAVTAPPSPNPFEHLPPGASDADPFDLFQHFTSAPASPARAAAIYAQFDSVDGDGPGYDKADDGFQPRVSYSTVASTVPFDWEQKPGKPKPEFTSAVATVDGGEVDDTDFDFGVLLDKATQTQELSTADELFDEGKIRPLKPPPRLLDGGSVGSTPRSARSVMWSPRLRNLVGPGSSDFDPFAAALAKAPSPLGAGSKDDEGGIESSSSPMNPHSATSPTSTAPATNNGGRKKWRLSDLLLFRRASAKGRAACNISMDPVFRYAPVQQLGTPVKKARAGSVATDGNASAGKRKKQSKKAEAAAAPEGGMPMPHRQSMMGCVRLHPGLNRLAKGFNGHSAHLGRGSARSATKG, from the coding sequence ATGGAGCTCAtgacaccgccgccgccgcagggcTTCCTGCTCGACAGCGCGACCTCCGGCGCCTACACCACAGAGTCCGCGATCATGAACCGGTTCGCCTCCGCCGAAGACGTCACGGCGGGCAACCCATTCTTGGCCACGGCGGTGACCGCACCCCCGTCGCCCAACCCATTCGAGCACCTCCCGCCCGGCGCCTCCGACGCCGACCCCTTCGACCTCTTCCAGCACTTCACCAGCGCCCCCGCCAGCCCGGCGCGCGCTGCCGCCATATACGCGCAGTTCGACAGCGTCGATGGCGACGGCCCCGGCTACGACAAGGCAGACGACGGGTTCCAGCCCCGTGTATCCTACTCCACGGTCGCCTCCACCGTGCCGTTCGACTGGGAGCAGAAGCCAGGGAAACCGAAGCCCGAGTTCACAAGCGCGGTCGCGACGGTGGACGGGGGCGAGGTGGACGACACGGACTTCGACTTCGGCGTCCTCCTCGACAAGGCCACGCAGACGCAAGAATTGTCGACGGCCGACGAGCTCTTCGACGAGGGAAAGATCCGCCCTCTGAAGCCACCGCCGCGTTTACTTGACGGCGGCAGTGTCGGATCCACGCCACGATCGGCGAGGTCCGTGATGTGGTCTCCCCGGCTACGGAACCTGGTCGGGCCTGGTAGTTCCGACTTCGACCCGTTCGCCGCTGCCCTGGCCAAGGCCCCCTCCCCTCTTGGCGCCGGCAGCAAAGACGACGAAGGCGGTATCGAATCATCCTCTTCACCCATGAACCCCCACTCTGCCACGTCCCCGACCTCCACTGCTCCGGCCACGAACAATGGCGGGAGGAAGAAATGGCGGCTCAGCGACTTGCTCCTGTTCCGGAGGGCATCAGCCAAAGGCCGCGCCGCCTGCAACATAAGCATGGACCCGGTGTTCAGGTACGCGCCGGTGCAACAACTTGGCACGCCGGTCAAGAAGGCGAGGGCGGGGTCCGTGGCTACCGATGGCAACGCCTCGGCTGGGAAGCGCAAGAAGCAGAGCAAGAAGGCTGAAGCCGCGGCGGCGCCAGAGGGCGGCATGCCGATGCCGCACCGGCAGAGCATGATGGGCTGCGTCCGGCTGCACCCGGGCCTGAACCGGCTGGCTAAAGGGTTCAACGGGCATTCAGCGCACCTCGGCCGCGGCTCCGCCAGGTCGGCGACGAAAGGGTAA
- the LOC133919854 gene encoding presequence protease 1, chloroplastic/mitochondrial-like, translating to MERVALLRTSGRRLLYRCRRGRTMVPAASAPSAARRPSSSSFPSRSYSALPGGGARLLAAAAPLHCAGRYWPAAAPRLARRLSAPAVSTSPSPVPQDTDDVHEHAAKLGFEKVSEQIIDECKSAAILYKHKKTGAEVMSVSNDDENKVFGIVFRTPPKNSTGIPHILEHSVLCGSRKYPLKEPFVELLKGSLHTFLNAFTYPDRTCYPVASTNTKDFYNLVDVYLDAVFFPKCVEDFQTFQQEGWHYELDNPEEEITYKGVVFNEMKGVYSQPDNIMGRVSQQALFPENTYGVDSGGDPNEIPKLTFEEFKEFHSKYYHPSNARIWFYGDDDSKERLSVLSEYLDQFEASPAPNESKVWPQRLFKEPVRIVEKYPAGQEGDLTKKYMVCTNWLLTEKPLDVETELTLGFLDHLLLGTPASPLRRILLESGLGEAIVGGGVEDELLQPQFSIGLKGVSENNIQKVEELVMQTLKNLAEEGFASEAVEASMNTIEFALRENNTGSFPRGLSLMLRSIGKWIYDMDPFEPLRYERPLQQLKARIAEDGSKAVFSPLIEKFILKNAHRVTVEMQPDPEKASRDEAVEKEILKQVKGSMTQEDLAELARATKELKDKQETPDPPEALKAVPSLSLQDIPKKPIHVPIEVGEINGVKVLQHDLFTNDVVYSEVVFDMSSMKKEYLQLLPLFCQSLLEMGTKDMDFVQLNQLIGRKTGGISVYPFTSSVRGKEDPLTHIIVRGKAMAPRVEDLFNLMYTILQDVQFTEQQRFKQFVSQSKARMENRLRGSGHGIAAARMDAKLNAAGWIGEQMGGVSYLEYLRDLETKIDQDWDSISSSLEEMRKSLFSKAGCLINITSDWKNLEKSSQHIAKFLDSLPSTPTLGSDPWLSRLPSVNEAIVVPTQVNYVGKAGNLYQSGYQLNGSAYVISKHISNTWLWDRVRVSGGAYGGFCDFDTHSGVFSYLSYRDPNLLKTLEVYDETAKFLRELEMDDDALTKAIIGTIGDVDSYQLPDAKGYSSLMRYLLGITDEERQQRREEILSTSLKDFKEFADAAETIKDNGVVVAVASHDDVEAANKEKTVFSEVKKCL from the exons ATGGAGCGGGTGGCGCTGCTCCGCAcctccggccgccgcctcctctacCGCTGCCGCAGGGGCAGGACAATGgtccccgccgcctccgccccgTCCGCGGCGCGCCGGCCGTCGTCCTCCTCATTCCCGTCGCGCAGCTATTCGGCTCTGCCGGGAGGCGGCGCGCGCCTCCTGGCCGCGGCCGCGCCGCTGCACTGCGCCGGGCGGTACtggccggccgccgcgccccgGCTCGCGCGGCGGCTGTCGGCGCCCGCCGTTTCGACCTCGCCCTCCCCTGTGCCCCAAG ATACAGATGATGTCCATGAGCATGCTGCAAAGCTTGGATTTGAAAAGGTCTCCGAACAGATTATAGATGAGTGCAAATCGGCTGCTATTCTCTATAAGCACAAGAAGACAGGTGCAGAAGTTATGTCTGTGTCAAACGATGATGAGAATAAAGTGTTCGGCATTGTTTTCCGTACTCCTCC GAAAAATTCAACTGGCATACCCCACATCCTTGAACATAGTGTTCTATGCGGATCAAGAAAATACCCTTTGAAAGAACCATTTGTCGAGCTCTTAAAGGGAAGTTTGCATACTTTCCTGAATGCATTCACATATCCAGATCGGACGTGTTATCCAGTTGCATCAACAAACACTAAG GATTTCTACAACTTGGTAGATGTATACCTTGATGCTGTCTTTTTCCCTAAATGTGTTGAGGACTTCCAAACATTTCAACAAGAAGGTTGGCACTATGAGCTCGACAACCCTGAAGAAGAGATAACCTACAAAG GTGTTGTCTTCAATGAGATGAAAGGAGTTTATTCTCAACCCGATAACATAATGGGACGTGTATCACAACAG GCACTTTTCCCTGAGAACACATACGGGGTTGATAGTGGTGGGGATCCAAACGAAATCCCAAAGCTTACTTTTGAAGAGTTCAAG GAGTTCCACAGTAAGTACTACCATCCAAGCAACGCGAGGATCTGGTTCTACGGTGATGATGATTCAAAAGAGCGGCTGAGTGTTCTAAGTG AATACCTTGACCAGTTTGAAGCCAGCCCTGCTCCTAATGAATCGAAGGTTTGGCCGCAGAGGTTATTCAAAGAACCAGTGAGGATCGTAGAGAAGTACCCTGCTGGTCAAGAAGGCGATTTGACAAAGAAATATATGGTGTGCACTAATTGGCTGTTGACAGAGAAGCCACTAGATGTAGAAACTGAGCTTACACTTGGTTTCCTGGATCATCTTTTGCTGGGAACTCCTGCTTCACCACTAAGAAGGATTCTTCTTGAAAGTGGTCTAGGAGAAGCTATAGTGGGAGGTGGTGTTGAGGATGAGCTCCTTCAGCCACAGTTTAGTATAGGCTTGAAAGGTGTATCAGAGAATAACATTCAAAAAGTTGAAGAGTTGGTAATGCAAACTTTAAAGAATTTGGCAGAGGAAGGGTTTGCATCAGAAGCAGTGGAAGCTTCCATGAACACAATCGAATTTGCTCTTAGGGAGAACAACACAGGATCATTCCCTCGAGGCTTGTCACTGATGCTTCGTTCAATT GGCAAATGGATATATGATATGGACCCTTTTGAGCCTCTGAGATATGAACGACCATTGCAACAATTGAAAGCACGCATTGCAGAGGACGGATCAAAAGCTGTGTTCTCACCGCTCATTGAGAAATTTATTTTGAAGAATGCACATCGTGTCACAGTTGAAATGCAG CCTGATCCAGAGAAAGCATCACGTGATGAAGCGGttgaaaaagaaattctaaAACAAGTGAAAGGTAGCATGACCCAGGAGGATCTTGCAGAGTTGGCTCGTGCTACTAAGGAGCTAAAGGATAAACAAGAAACTCCAGACCCTCCAGAAGCTCTCAAGGCTGTCCCTAGCCTGTCATTGCAAGATATCCCTAAAAAGCCTATTCATGTACCAATAGAG GTTGGAGAGATAAATGGTGTCAAGGTTTTGCAACATGATCTCTTCACCAATGATGTTGTCTACTCTGAAGTTGTATTTGACATGAGTTCAATGAAGAAAGAATATCTACAATTGTTGCCATTGTTCTG CCAATCTTTGCTGGAGATGGGCACAAAAGACATGGACTTTGTGCAGCTTAATCAATTAATTGGAAGAAAAACTGGAGGTATATCAGTTTATCCATTCACATCATCGGTGAGGGGAAAAGAAGATCCTCTTACTCACATCATTGTTCGGGGAAAGGCAATGGCGCCACGAGTTGAAGATTTGTTTAATCTG ATGTACACCATTCTTCAAGATGTTCAGTTCACAGAACAGCAGAGGTTCAAACAGTTTGTTTCTCAAAGTAAAGCAAGAATGGAG AATCGTTTGAGGGGCAGTGGCCATGGCATAGCAGCTGCTAGAATGGATGCTAAATTAAACGCAGCTGGATGGATTGGTGAACAAATGGGTGGTGTTAG TTATCTGGAGTATTTGCGAGACCTGGAAACAAAGATTGACCAAGACTGGGACAGCATATCATCTTCACTGGAGGAAATGAGAAAATCACTCTTTTCCAAGGCTGGTTGCTTGATCAACATAACAAGTGACTGGAAAAATCTTGAAAAATCAAGCCAACATATTGCCAAATTTCTTGATTCACTCCCAAGTACTCCGACCCTTGGAAGTGATCCATGGCTTTCTCGACTACCTTCTGTTAATGAAGCCATTGTTGTCCCCACTCAG GTTAATTATGTTGGAAAAGCTGGAAACCTTTACCAAAGTGGATACCAGCTCAATGGAAGTGCCTATGTCATCTCAAAGCACATAAGCAACACGTGGTTATGGGACCGTGTTCGAGTTAGTGGTGGTGCATATGGAGGGTTTTGTGATTTTGACACCCATTCAG GAGTGTTCTCGTATTTGTCATATCGGGATCCAAACTTACTGAAAACACTAGAGGTCTATGATGAGACAGCAAAGTTTCTCAGGGAGCTAGAAATGGATGATGATGCGCTTACAAAAGCTATTATTGGTACCATAGGTGATGTTGATTCCTACCAGCTACCTGATGCTAAAGGTTACAGCAG CCTAATGCGATATTTGCTGGGCATCACGGACGAGGAACGTCAGCAAAGACGTGAAGAGATACTATCAACCAG TCTGAAGGATTTCAAGGAGTTTGCTGATGCGGCCGAAACCATTAAGGACAACGGTGTTGTGGTTGCTGTTGCATCACATGACGATGTTGAAGCAGCAAATAAGGAAAAGACAGTATTCTCTGAAGTGAAGAAATGCCTGTGA
- the LOC133919856 gene encoding uncharacterized protein LOC133919856 yields the protein MSGGVGGGGRRGWSPFDAIRSFPSTPESLMSQIDAAIASTEYARACALLDPAPASASSQPEPRPQPPSEGREEEAPACYDARVADEAYRAACAALGAGQPDAAVRSLRVALASCPPEKTAAVAKVRSMLAIASAQLHRQQHQAQQSRK from the coding sequence ATGTCCGGCGGGGTCGGCGGAGGCGGGCGGCGAGGCTGGAGCCCGTTCGACGCGATCCGAAGCTTCCCGTCGACGCCCGAGTCCCTCATGTCCCAGATCGACGCAGCCATAGCCTCCACCGAGTACGCCCGCGCCTGCGCCCTCCTCGACcccgcccccgcctccgcctcctcccagCCGGAGCCGCGGCCGCAGCCTCCGTCCGAgggcagggaggaggaggcccccGCCTGCTACGACGCGAGGGTCGCGGACGAGGCGTACCGGGCGGCGTGCGCGGCGCTGGGGGCTGGGCAGCCGGACGCGGCCGTGCGGTCGCTGCGGGTGGCCCTGGCGAGCTGCCCGCCGGAGAAGACCGCGGCTGTGGCCAAGGTGAGGTCCATGCTGGCTATCGCGTCCGCGCAGCTGCACAGGCAGCAGCACCAGGCGCAGCAGAGCAGGAAGTGA